A region of Miscanthus floridulus cultivar M001 unplaced genomic scaffold, ASM1932011v1 os_1142_1_2, whole genome shotgun sequence DNA encodes the following proteins:
- the LOC136533721 gene encoding putative yippee-like protein Os10g0369500, whose amino-acid sequence MGLLFVEVLPRDATGGAAVLQCRRCRVDAASVAAILSRDFHGRLGRAYLFDRVVNISLGPNEDRYLRTGRHTVNDIYCICCQEILGWRYEKAYEETEKYKEGKFILERTMMCKQAP is encoded by the exons ATGGGGCTGCTCTTCGTGGAGGTGCTCCCCCGTGACGCTACCGgcggggcggcggtgctccagtgCCGCCGGTGCCGTGTGGACGCCGCCTCCGTGGCTGCCATCCTCTCAAGGGACTTCCATGGCCGCTTAGGCCGCGCCTACCTCTTCGACCGCGT GGTGAACATAAGCCTAGGCCCTAATGAGGACCGGTACCTTAGGACTGGGCGGCATACAGTGAATGACATCTACTGTATCTGCTGCCAAGAAATTCTTGGCTGGAGATAT GAGAAAGCATACGAGGAGACTGAAAAATACAAGGAAGGGAAGTTCATCCTGGAGAGGACCATGATGTGCAAACAAGCACCGTGA